The following are from one region of the Biomphalaria glabrata chromosome 12, xgBioGlab47.1, whole genome shotgun sequence genome:
- the LOC106074391 gene encoding uncharacterized protein LOC106074391, producing the protein MSSPYRKLCLTTSLLTSAIGFITFMYWTSLTSPAQPFKTQTLSAKNNLSLQMNVNISKPQLQKPTQTDKTIYSFSNLQEEVETLSETLLSKLKNYRQSKNVVFKPTCQGKRYRSNSCDGSDHCLQTQLPLDPVDRVAQLVTPERLRLTQQHRKALQEMGNSVRARYDVIIVTAASSNHFLETQALLKNIHANVFPYLRNYSLIFYDIGLTTSERSAMQKFCRCTVLDFPFHKFPNFTSQLRCYSWKPVIIKSQLPNANVVVWADASVRFIKGAITAFVGSARQHGLQLGGSYSCSSIRTARSMYHYFGDEPCAYFCLGQAKATVGVYHNEYFVDRAILEPWVACALSQDCMCPTDLPNTGCSKAKVIEAQLSNLNQPIMYGVCHRFDQSAISIIIHKLYQNYYKQIFINNHPFCQILRRDTEKYFPEEDNVDD; encoded by the coding sequence ATGTCCAGTCCGTACAGGAAACTCTGCCTGACCACTTCTCTACTGACCAGTGCGATAGGCTTCATTACATTCATGTACTGGACCTCTTTGACCAGTCCAGCCCAACCTTTCAAAACTCAGACGCTAAGTGCGAAAAACAATTTAAGCTTGCAAATGAATGTAAACATATCAAAACCGCAATTACAGAAGCCTACCCAAACGGATAAGACTATTTATAGCTTTTCTAATCTTCAAGAAGAGGTTGAAACACTGTCGGAAACATTACTCAGTAAACTAAAAAACTATcgtcaaagtaaaaatgtggTATTCAAACCAACCTGTCAAGGTAAGCGATACCGCAGTAACAGCTGCGACGGAAGTGATCACTGCTTGCAAACACAGCTTCCGCTAGATCCAGTAGACCGTGTGGCCCAGCTGGTAACGCCGGAGAGGCTCAGACTAACCCAACAGCACCGCAAAGCGCTCCAGGAGATGGGGAATAGCGTCAGGGCGCGCTACGACGTCATTATTGTGACAGCAGCGTCTTCCAACCACTTTCTAGAGACGCAGGCGCTCCTCAAAAATATCCACGCCAACGTCTTCCCCTATCTGCGAAACTATTCTTTAATCTTCTACGACATTGGCTTGACCACTTCAGAAAGATCCGCCATGCAGAAGTTTTGCAGGTGTACAGTGTTGGACTTCCCGTTCCACAAATTTCCAAACTTCACCTCACAACTTCGGTGCTACTCATGGAAGCCAGTCATCATTAAATCTCAGCTCCCCAACGCCAACGTTGTCGTCTGGGCAGACGCGTCTGTCAGATTCATCAAAGGCGCCATCACCGCCTTCGTGGGCAGCGCCCGGCAGCATGGGCTCCAGCTCGGGGGCAGTTACTCGTGCTCGTCGATTCGAACAGCGCGAAGCATGTATCATTACTTCGGTGATGAGCCGTGTGCTTATTTCTGCTTAGGTCAAGCCAAGGCAACTGTTGGCGTGTATCACAATGAGTATTTCGTGGACAGAGCCATCCTGGAACCATGGGTGGCCTGCGCCTTGAGCCAGGACTGCATGTGTCCTACTGATCTTCCCAACACAGGCTGTTCCAAGGCCAAGGTCATCGAAGCGCAACTTTCCAACCTCAATCAACCAATCATGTACGGGGTGTGTCACCGCTTCGACCAATCAGCGATCAGTATCATCATTCATAAACTCTACCAAAACTACTATAAACAAATTTTCATTAACAATCACCCGTTTTGTCAAATCTTGCGGAGGGACACAGAAAAGTATTTCCCCGAAGAAGATAATGTCGATGACTGA